The Mycolicibacterium boenickei genome has a segment encoding these proteins:
- a CDS encoding glycosyltransferase family 39 protein: MDLSLNDRADGTDRGVGREVRFDALAVAAFAVVLCALGAARPSLWFDEAATISAATRSVSQLWELIGHIDAVHGLYYLGMHGWFTIFPATEFWSRLSSCLAVGGAAAGVAVLGRQFCNRTVSVCAAVLFAMLPRITWAGIEARSYSWSTLAAVWLTVLLVSAIRRDRAARWASYGALLVFSTVLNIFVVLMVIPHAVAVVLLSDRRRIRSTWAAVTAAAVAVVIPFGLWCRSQSFQVGWISPPGLHTVTEVALEQYFDHSVAFALLAAATLSAPLLVRRLRPTDGSTRRLVVVAAVWVVAPTAVLVAYSAVAQPLYYPRYLSFTTPAMALLLAVCVVALARSREWITAALAVFALAATPNYITVQRGPYAKEGMDFSQVADVITAHSSPGDCVIFDNTTAWKPGPIRPITAARPAAYAHLVDPGRGARAWQRNRLWDAHLGIWGVADEVRRCTVLWTVSERDPAVPSRQSGQGLPPGPRLDRAPAYQVPEGMGFHIVERWQFNFAQVVKSTR, translated from the coding sequence GTGGATCTATCGCTGAATGACCGTGCCGATGGCACGGACCGCGGGGTCGGTCGAGAAGTCCGATTCGACGCTCTGGCGGTGGCCGCATTCGCCGTTGTGCTGTGCGCTTTGGGGGCCGCCCGGCCTTCGCTGTGGTTCGACGAGGCCGCCACCATATCGGCGGCTACCCGCTCGGTTTCCCAGCTGTGGGAGCTGATCGGCCACATCGACGCGGTACACGGCCTCTATTACCTCGGCATGCACGGCTGGTTCACCATATTCCCGGCAACCGAGTTCTGGTCCCGCCTCTCCAGCTGCCTTGCGGTCGGTGGCGCCGCGGCAGGAGTGGCAGTGCTCGGCCGGCAGTTCTGCAATCGGACGGTGTCGGTCTGTGCCGCAGTCCTTTTCGCGATGCTCCCAAGGATCACCTGGGCCGGCATCGAGGCCCGCTCCTATTCGTGGTCGACGCTGGCGGCGGTGTGGCTGACGGTTCTACTCGTCTCGGCGATCCGGCGCGACCGCGCCGCGCGGTGGGCGTCATACGGTGCGCTGCTGGTGTTTTCGACGGTCCTGAACATCTTCGTGGTGCTGATGGTGATTCCCCACGCGGTAGCCGTAGTCCTGCTCAGCGACCGTCGTCGCATCCGGAGCACGTGGGCTGCGGTCACCGCCGCAGCCGTGGCGGTGGTGATCCCGTTCGGGTTGTGGTGCCGTTCGCAGAGCTTTCAGGTCGGCTGGATCTCACCGCCGGGCCTGCACACGGTCACCGAAGTCGCGTTGGAGCAGTACTTCGACCACAGCGTGGCCTTCGCGCTACTGGCAGCCGCGACACTGAGCGCACCGCTGCTGGTCCGGCGGCTGCGGCCCACCGATGGGAGCACGCGGCGACTGGTGGTCGTGGCCGCGGTGTGGGTGGTGGCACCGACTGCGGTGCTGGTGGCGTATTCGGCAGTCGCCCAACCGCTTTACTACCCGCGTTACCTCTCCTTCACCACGCCTGCGATGGCGCTGCTGCTCGCCGTGTGTGTGGTGGCTCTGGCCCGCAGCCGTGAATGGATCACCGCGGCGCTGGCGGTGTTCGCGTTGGCCGCGACACCGAACTACATCACCGTGCAACGCGGTCCATATGCCAAGGAGGGCATGGATTTCAGCCAGGTGGCCGACGTCATCACGGCGCACTCCTCCCCCGGCGACTGCGTGATCTTCGACAACACCACCGCGTGGAAGCCGGGACCCATCCGGCCCATCACCGCCGCCCGACCAGCCGCGTATGCCCACCTCGTCGACCCCGGCCGCGGCGCCCGGGCCTGGCAACGAAACCGGTTGTGGGATGCGCACCTCGGGATCTGGGGTGTCGCCGATGAGGTGCGCCGATGCACGGTGCTGTGGACCGTGTCCGAACGTGACCCCGCGGTGCCGAGTCGCCAGAGCGGACAAGGCCTACCGCCCGGACCCCGGCTGGACCGCGCTCCCGCCTATCAGGTACCCGAAGGCATGGGCTTCCACATCGTCGAACGCTGGCAGTTCAACTTCGCCCAGGTGGTGAAGTCCACCCGGTGA
- a CDS encoding MBL fold metallo-hydrolase — protein MTSPHIAVDDTYTGHQEPGTAARRTLPNASIIKVSVGPMDNNAYLVTCNSTGETLLIDAANDAEVLLDVIKQQTPKLSLIVTSHQHFDHWQALEAVAEVTGAPTAAHSLDAEPLPVTPDRILADGDTITIGDLTFDVIHLQGHTEGSVALALTSPDGVTHLFTGDCLFPGGVGKTWQPGDFERLLGDVSTKVFDVYDDSTVVYPGHGDDTTLGTERPHLGEWRERGW, from the coding sequence ATGACCAGCCCCCACATCGCGGTTGACGACACGTACACCGGTCACCAGGAACCCGGGACCGCTGCCAGGCGCACCCTCCCGAACGCCTCGATCATCAAGGTGTCGGTCGGACCCATGGACAACAACGCCTACCTGGTGACCTGCAATTCCACCGGTGAGACGCTGCTCATCGACGCCGCGAACGACGCCGAGGTGCTCCTGGACGTGATCAAACAGCAGACGCCCAAGCTGTCCCTGATCGTCACCAGCCATCAGCACTTCGACCACTGGCAGGCGCTCGAAGCTGTGGCAGAGGTCACCGGGGCACCGACAGCCGCCCACTCCCTGGACGCGGAGCCCTTGCCCGTCACCCCCGACCGCATCCTGGCCGACGGCGACACGATCACGATCGGCGACCTGACGTTCGACGTGATCCATCTCCAGGGCCACACCGAGGGATCGGTGGCGCTGGCGCTCACGTCACCCGACGGCGTCACGCACCTGTTCACCGGCGACTGCCTGTTCCCCGGCGGCGTCGGCAAGACCTGGCAGCCCGGAGACTTCGAGCGACTCCTTGGCGATGTGAGCACCAAGGTGTTCGACGTCTATGACGACAGCACGGTGGTGTACCCCGGCCACGGAGACGACACCACGCTCGGCACCGAACGTCCCCACCTCGGGGAGTGGCGCGAGCGCGGTTGGTAG
- a CDS encoding acyl-CoA thioesterase, with protein sequence MLPLADVLSTLDLTESGDGMFVAEQRDNPSHHIVGGHIAAQALMAASRTVPGRLPHSLHAYLLRAGDARYPVQMEVSNLRDGGSLSTRRVIGRQGDEVLLEALVSFSVPMDAADYQQARPEVPDPETLPPVGEQLQAFADEAGGFWVRPQWIERRYIDPPPRLAIDLPEPPEHTRMWWRPAEPVTDDPIVNSCLLTYFSGTALLDSTLSMRRGTHVTTFSALIDLAIWFHRPADLTDWVLSDQVSPSGINGRGLANATIYNRAGQLVCSTTQEMYFGRRRG encoded by the coding sequence ATGCTGCCCCTTGCCGACGTCCTGTCCACGCTCGACCTGACGGAGTCGGGTGACGGCATGTTCGTCGCCGAGCAGCGGGACAACCCCAGCCATCACATCGTGGGCGGCCACATCGCCGCCCAGGCCCTGATGGCCGCCAGCCGCACCGTCCCGGGCCGGTTGCCGCACAGCTTGCACGCTTATCTGCTCCGGGCGGGCGATGCCCGGTATCCGGTGCAGATGGAGGTGAGCAACCTGCGCGACGGTGGCTCACTGTCCACGCGCCGGGTCATCGGCCGCCAAGGCGACGAGGTGTTGCTGGAAGCGCTCGTCTCGTTCAGCGTTCCGATGGACGCCGCGGATTACCAGCAGGCCCGGCCGGAGGTACCCGATCCGGAGACCCTGCCGCCGGTCGGGGAGCAGCTGCAGGCGTTCGCCGACGAGGCCGGCGGGTTCTGGGTGCGCCCGCAGTGGATCGAGCGGCGTTACATCGACCCGCCGCCCCGACTGGCCATCGATCTGCCCGAACCGCCCGAGCACACCCGGATGTGGTGGCGCCCCGCCGAACCCGTCACCGACGATCCCATCGTCAACAGCTGTCTGCTGACGTACTTTTCGGGCACCGCATTGCTGGATTCCACCCTCTCGATGCGGCGCGGCACCCATGTGACCACATTCTCGGCGTTGATCGACCTCGCGATCTGGTTCCACCGTCCCGCCGATCTGACGGATTGGGTGTTGTCCGACCAGGTTTCACCCAGCGGCATCAACGGGCGCGGACTGGCCAACGCCACCATCTACAACCGGGCGGGGCAGCTCGTGTGCTCGACGACCCAGGAGATGTACTTCGGCCGCCGCCGCGGCTGA
- a CDS encoding universal stress protein, whose translation MSAYRTVVVGTDGSDSSLRAVDRAGQIAAGSNAKLIVATAYFPQSEDQRAADVLKDEGYKMAGNAPIYAILREATDRAKAAGATDIEERPVVGAPVDALVELAEDVSADLLVVGNVGLSTIAGRLLGSVPANVARRSKTDVLIVHTS comes from the coding sequence ATGAGCGCGTATCGAACCGTGGTGGTCGGCACGGACGGATCTGATTCGTCGTTGCGTGCAGTCGACCGCGCCGGTCAGATTGCCGCCGGCTCGAATGCCAAGCTGATCGTGGCAACCGCGTACTTCCCCCAGAGCGAAGACCAGCGTGCCGCCGACGTGCTCAAGGACGAGGGCTACAAGATGGCCGGCAATGCGCCGATCTACGCCATCCTCCGCGAGGCGACCGACCGGGCGAAGGCCGCCGGCGCCACCGACATCGAGGAGCGGCCGGTCGTCGGCGCCCCCGTCGATGCGCTCGTCGAGCTGGCCGAGGATGTCTCGGCGGATCTGCTGGTGGTCGGCAACGTCGGCCTGAGCACCATCGCCGGTCGGCTGCTGGGCTCGGTGCCCGCGAACGTGGCACGCCGGTCCAAGACCGACGTGCTCATCGTCCACACCAGCTGA
- the uvrA gene encoding excinuclease ABC subunit UvrA, producing the protein MADRLIVKGAREHNLRGVDLDLPRDALIVFTGLSGSGKSSLAFDTIFAEGQRRYVESLSAYARQFLGQMDKPDVDFIEGLSPAVSIDQKSTNRNPRSTVGTITEVYDYLRLLYARAGTPHCPVCGERIARQTPQQIVDQVLAMDEGLRFQVLAPVVRTRKGEFVDLFEKLNTQGYSRVRVDGVVHSLTDPPKLKKQEKHDIEVVVDRLTVKASSKQRLTDSVETALNLADGIVVLEFVDREDDHPHREQRFSEKLACPNGHPLAVDDLEPRSFSFNSPYGACPECTGLGIRKEVDPELVVPDPDLTLAGGAIAPWAVGQSAEYFTRMLSGLGDQLGFDIDTPWKKLPAKARKAILEGSDHQVHVRYKNRYGRTRSYYADFEGVMAFLQRRMEQTDSEQMKERYEGFMRDIPCPECHGTRLKPEILAVTMAAGEFGAKSIAQVAELSIADCAEFLNALTLGPREQAIAGQVLKEIQSRLGFLLDVGLDYLSLSRAAATLSGGEAQRIRLATQIGSGLVGVLYVLDEPSIGLHQRDNRRLIDTLVRLRDLGNTLIVVEHDLDTIAHADWVVDIGPAAGEHGGRIVHSGTYQDLLTNPESITGAYLSGKESIEVPAIRRPTDKRRQVTVVGARENNLKEIDVAFPLGVLTSVTGVSGSGKSTLVNDILASVMANKLNGARQVPGRHTRVNGLDQLDKLVRVDQSPIGRTPRSNPATYTGVFDKIRSLFAATTEAKVRGYQPGRFSFNVKGGRCEACSGDGTIKIEMNFLPDVYVPCEVCQGARYNRETLEVHYKGKTIAEVLDLSIEEAAEFFEPISSIHRYLKTLVDVGLGYVRLGQPAPTLSGGEAQRVKLAAELQKRSTGRTVYILDEPTTGLHFEDIRKLLKVINGLVDKGNTVIVIEHNLDVIKTSDWIVDMGPEGGAGGGTVVAQGTPEDVAANPDSYTGQFLAELVEAPAPKPKRRKVSA; encoded by the coding sequence GTGGCTGACCGCCTGATCGTGAAGGGTGCGCGTGAGCACAATCTGCGAGGTGTCGACCTCGATCTGCCGCGTGATGCGCTGATCGTGTTCACCGGCCTGTCCGGGTCCGGCAAATCCTCGCTGGCCTTCGACACCATCTTCGCCGAGGGGCAGCGCCGCTACGTCGAGTCGTTGTCGGCGTACGCCCGGCAGTTCCTGGGACAGATGGACAAACCCGACGTCGACTTCATCGAGGGCCTGTCGCCTGCGGTGTCCATCGACCAGAAGTCGACCAACCGCAACCCGCGGTCGACCGTGGGCACCATCACCGAGGTGTACGACTACCTGCGCCTGCTGTACGCCCGCGCGGGCACCCCGCACTGCCCGGTGTGTGGAGAGCGCATCGCCCGCCAGACCCCGCAGCAGATCGTGGACCAGGTGCTGGCCATGGACGAGGGCCTGCGCTTCCAGGTCCTGGCTCCGGTGGTCCGCACCCGCAAGGGCGAGTTCGTCGACCTGTTCGAGAAGCTCAACACCCAGGGCTACAGCCGCGTCCGGGTGGACGGCGTGGTGCACTCCCTGACCGACCCGCCGAAGCTCAAGAAGCAGGAAAAGCACGATATCGAGGTGGTCGTCGACCGCCTCACGGTCAAGGCCAGCTCCAAGCAGCGGCTCACCGATTCGGTGGAGACCGCGCTCAACCTGGCCGACGGCATCGTGGTGCTGGAGTTCGTCGACCGCGAGGACGACCATCCGCACCGTGAGCAGCGTTTCTCCGAGAAGCTGGCCTGCCCCAACGGCCACCCGCTGGCCGTGGATGATCTTGAACCCCGGTCGTTCTCGTTCAACTCGCCCTATGGCGCCTGCCCGGAGTGCACGGGCCTGGGCATCCGCAAAGAGGTCGACCCGGAACTGGTCGTGCCCGACCCGGACCTGACCCTGGCCGGGGGCGCCATCGCGCCGTGGGCCGTCGGGCAGAGCGCCGAGTACTTCACCCGGATGCTGTCCGGGCTGGGGGATCAACTCGGTTTCGACATCGACACCCCGTGGAAGAAGCTTCCCGCCAAGGCGCGCAAGGCGATCCTGGAAGGCTCCGATCACCAGGTCCATGTCCGGTACAAGAACCGGTACGGCCGCACCCGGTCCTACTACGCCGATTTCGAAGGCGTGATGGCATTCCTGCAGCGCCGGATGGAGCAGACCGACTCCGAGCAGATGAAGGAACGCTACGAGGGCTTCATGCGCGACATCCCGTGTCCGGAGTGCCACGGGACCCGGCTCAAGCCAGAGATCCTGGCGGTGACGATGGCCGCGGGCGAGTTCGGCGCGAAGTCCATCGCCCAGGTGGCCGAGCTGTCCATCGCCGACTGTGCCGAGTTCTTGAACGCACTGACGTTGGGGCCGCGCGAGCAGGCCATCGCCGGGCAGGTGCTCAAGGAGATCCAGTCGCGCCTCGGGTTCCTGCTCGACGTCGGGCTGGACTACCTGTCGCTGTCGCGGGCAGCCGCGACGCTGTCCGGCGGTGAGGCACAACGCATCCGGTTGGCCACGCAGATCGGCTCCGGACTGGTCGGGGTGCTCTACGTTCTCGACGAGCCGTCCATCGGCCTGCATCAGCGCGACAACCGCAGGCTGATCGACACGCTCGTGCGGTTGCGCGACCTCGGCAACACGCTGATCGTCGTCGAACACGACCTGGACACCATCGCCCACGCCGACTGGGTCGTCGACATCGGCCCGGCGGCCGGTGAGCACGGTGGCCGGATCGTGCACAGCGGCACCTATCAGGATCTGCTGACCAACCCCGAATCCATCACCGGCGCTTACCTTTCCGGCAAGGAGAGCATCGAGGTACCGGCCATCCGGCGGCCCACCGACAAGCGTCGGCAGGTCACTGTGGTCGGAGCGCGGGAGAACAATCTCAAGGAGATCGACGTCGCGTTCCCGCTCGGCGTGCTCACATCGGTCACCGGGGTGTCCGGCTCGGGCAAGTCGACGCTGGTCAACGACATCCTGGCTTCGGTGATGGCCAACAAGCTCAACGGTGCCCGGCAGGTGCCCGGCAGGCACACCCGCGTCAACGGGCTCGACCAGCTGGACAAACTGGTGCGGGTCGACCAGTCACCGATCGGCCGCACACCGCGGTCCAACCCGGCCACCTATACCGGGGTGTTCGACAAGATCCGGTCCCTGTTCGCCGCCACCACCGAGGCCAAGGTCCGCGGCTATCAGCCGGGCCGGTTCTCGTTCAACGTCAAGGGCGGCCGGTGCGAGGCCTGCTCCGGTGACGGCACCATCAAGATCGAGATGAACTTCCTGCCCGACGTCTATGTGCCGTGTGAGGTGTGCCAGGGTGCCCGGTACAACCGGGAAACCCTCGAGGTGCACTACAAGGGCAAGACCATCGCCGAGGTGCTGGATCTGTCGATCGAGGAGGCCGCCGAGTTCTTCGAGCCGATCAGCTCGATCCACCGCTATCTCAAGACACTCGTGGATGTCGGTCTGGGCTATGTCCGGCTGGGCCAGCCGGCGCCGACACTGTCCGGCGGTGAGGCGCAACGCGTCAAGCTGGCCGCCGAACTGCAGAAGCGGTCCACCGGACGCACCGTCTACATCCTCGACGAGCCCACCACGGGCCTGCATTTCGAGGACATCCGCAAGCTGCTGAAGGTGATCAACGGCCTTGTGGACAAAGGCAATACGGTGATCGTCATCGAGCACAACCTCGACGTGATCAAGACTTCGGACTGGATCGTGGACATGGGTCCCGAGGGCGGCGCAGGGGGCGGCACGGTCGTCGCTCAGGGCACTCCTGAGGATGTGGCAGCCAACCCGGACAGCTACACCGGCCAGTTCCTCGCCGAGCTGGTCGAGGCGCCCGCGCCGAAACCCAAGCGCCGCAAGGTCAGCGCCTGA